From the Streptococcus sp. 29887 genome, one window contains:
- a CDS encoding TnpV protein — MNTTLTVNDFSHCQSTEEIVEVIYRLTLQTLRTNQQIRDEIGKALYAKERLEFLSKEENKTELLLELYQTGQLIPHLIAVEKESQSMVEQIESHLIQEWKLTEDLKTKDMLSWISQMNNLRQSVKEQVRENLIYI, encoded by the coding sequence ATGAACACGACCTTGACAGTCAACGACTTCAGTCACTGTCAATCAACAGAGGAGATAGTAGAGGTGATTTATCGTCTAACATTACAGACCCTTCGAACCAATCAACAGATTCGGGACGAGATTGGGAAAGCTCTCTACGCCAAGGAAAGATTGGAGTTTCTGAGCAAGGAAGAGAACAAGACCGAACTACTTTTGGAATTATATCAGACAGGACAGCTGATTCCACATTTGATAGCAGTGGAGAAAGAATCACAGAGCATGGTGGAACAAATAGAAAGTCATCTGATTCAAGAATGGAAGTTGACCGAGGACTTGAAGACCAAGGATATGTTGAGCTGGATCAGCCAGATGAACAATCTTCGTCAATCCGTCAAGGAACAAGTCAGGGAGAATCTAATTTACATTTAG
- the dcm gene encoding DNA (cytosine-5-)-methyltransferase, which produces MYFLDLFAGIGGFRLGLEQAGHICVGFCEIDRFARNSYQAIFDTGGEVEFHDIREISNKSFRKLRGKIDCICGGFPCQAFSLAGRRLGFEDTRGTLFFEIARATQQIQPRFLLLENVKGLLNHDQGRTFRTILTTLNELGYDVEWQVLDSKYFGVPQHRERVYIIGHSRGRSRQFIFPIGRKSKQTNLSSPTCIGNINPSGSGLNGNVYSSSGISPTLTTNKDEGLKIAYPILTPDRLVKRQRGRRMKDPTEPMFTLTAQDRHGVVLEKRMPRKRGLYIRSNTNKGFEIAVEGDSLNFAYPSSNFRRGRVGKQVAQTLVTGNSLGVVTNQLRIRKLTPRECFRLQGFPDWAFNRASSVSSNSQLYKQAGNAVTVPVVYEIGKRLAAIEKEGKAVENHESC; this is translated from the coding sequence ATGTATTTTTTGGATTTATTTGCAGGGATAGGAGGTTTTCGATTAGGACTTGAACAAGCTGGTCACATTTGTGTAGGTTTTTGTGAAATAGACCGCTTTGCTCGAAATTCCTACCAAGCTATTTTTGATACGGGAGGAGAAGTTGAATTTCATGATATACGAGAAATATCCAATAAGTCATTCCGAAAGCTCCGAGGAAAAATTGATTGCATCTGTGGTGGATTCCCTTGTCAAGCATTTTCGCTCGCTGGACGAAGATTGGGATTTGAAGATACTAGAGGAACTCTGTTCTTCGAGATTGCTAGAGCGACCCAACAAATCCAACCACGGTTTTTACTGCTTGAAAACGTTAAGGGCTTACTCAATCATGACCAAGGGAGGACGTTCCGAACTATACTCACCACGCTTAATGAACTGGGGTATGATGTTGAATGGCAAGTACTTGACAGCAAATATTTTGGTGTCCCTCAACACAGGGAAAGAGTCTATATTATTGGACATTCTAGAGGAAGAAGTCGACAGTTCATTTTTCCTATCGGACGAAAAAGTAAACAGACTAATTTATCAAGTCCAACATGTATAGGAAATATAAATCCTTCAGGAAGTGGGTTAAATGGAAATGTATATTCATCGAGCGGAATTTCGCCCACTTTGACTACTAATAAAGATGAGGGGCTAAAAATTGCTTATCCTATCCTAACACCTGATAGATTGGTTAAAAGGCAAAGGGGACGGCGGATGAAAGACCCAACAGAACCCATGTTTACGTTAACGGCACAAGACCGACACGGAGTTGTCTTGGAAAAACGCATGCCGAGAAAACGAGGACTTTACATACGTTCAAATACAAATAAGGGATTCGAGATTGCTGTTGAAGGTGACTCGCTTAATTTTGCTTATCCATCATCAAATTTTCGTAGAGGACGAGTTGGAAAACAGGTTGCTCAAACCTTAGTAACTGGTAACTCTCTTGGAGTTGTAACGAATCAATTGCGAATTCGTAAATTAACTCCAAGAGAGTGTTTTCGTTTACAGGGTTTTCCTGACTGGGCATTTAATCGAGCCAGTAGTGTTTCTTCCAATTCGCAATTGTATAAGCAAGCAGGTAACGCAGTAACGGTACCTGTTGTTTATGAAATTGGCAAGCGATTAGCCGCTATAGAAAAGGAGGGAAAAGCAGTTGAAAACCATGAGAGTTGTTGA
- a CDS encoding DNA cytosine methyltransferase, with translation MKTMRVVELFGGIGAFRKALLNQKFPHELIDFVEIDRNCVKSYNVLYNENFIPQSVKGYSLPNVQIDLLMHGSPCQDFSRSGLKRGGRKGSYTRSSLLFETIMILKNAVKKPKWVIWENVVGVLDKKMKPTFETYLSELEYLGYSSCYWVLDSYDFGIPQKRKRVFVVSFLGEVNPFDFSKLERMKSPSIQEFLEKDVAEKYLVIQPSILKYIEKACQSVFTERVHIIQDYCYTISTKQTRVPNAGFIKLTNGKYRYLTERECFRLMGFTDLDFDLLRTVYPEKNNKKSSILYQQAGNSIVVPVLEAIIKQIYQKELIK, from the coding sequence TTGAAAACCATGAGAGTTGTTGAATTATTTGGAGGAATTGGTGCTTTTCGGAAAGCACTACTAAATCAGAAGTTCCCTCATGAATTGATAGACTTTGTTGAAATAGATAGGAATTGTGTAAAAAGTTATAACGTCCTCTATAACGAGAATTTTATTCCTCAATCCGTTAAAGGGTATTCCTTACCAAATGTTCAGATTGACCTGTTAATGCATGGTAGTCCTTGTCAGGATTTTTCACGTTCTGGACTAAAAAGAGGGGGAAGGAAAGGTTCGTATACGAGAAGTTCACTATTGTTTGAGACAATTATGATTTTAAAAAATGCTGTCAAAAAACCTAAATGGGTCATTTGGGAGAATGTCGTAGGTGTACTAGATAAGAAAATGAAACCAACATTTGAGACCTATCTTTCTGAACTGGAATATTTAGGCTATTCATCTTGCTATTGGGTTTTGGACAGCTATGATTTTGGAATACCTCAAAAACGGAAACGTGTCTTTGTAGTGAGTTTTCTTGGCGAAGTTAACCCATTTGATTTTTCAAAATTGGAACGCATGAAATCTCCGTCGATTCAGGAATTTTTGGAGAAAGATGTAGCCGAGAAGTATCTAGTCATTCAACCTTCAATTCTAAAATATATTGAAAAAGCTTGTCAGTCAGTTTTTACTGAACGAGTTCATATCATTCAAGATTATTGCTATACCATTTCTACGAAGCAAACACGAGTGCCAAATGCTGGGTTTATTAAACTTACAAATGGGAAATATCGCTATCTAACAGAAAGAGAATGTTTCCGCTTGATGGGATTTACTGATTTAGACTTTGATTTATTACGGACTGTATATCCAGAAAAAAACAACAAGAAATCCAGTATCCTTTATCAACAAGCCGGAAATTCCATAGTAGTACCAGTTCTAGAGGCAATCATAAAACAAATTTATCAGAAGGAGTTAATCAAATGA
- a CDS encoding single-stranded DNA-binding protein, producing MNFEEMKSTLENMLKENYADFTKAIISIEKDISDPDLLEQVYQAYMDDDSISGLLHSNIDAIIETLETDKSQISLVNVEFVGNVTKDVEVNVFRGADGENFKVANFSIARNDEEGNTQFTKVIAYNGRADFAEQLKKGDFVKLTGQMKYDEYEGKLFNNLVVKNIKILKTRKKSLEEKAAKEEKPSTLGALKEYSQQTKSEQTKPKQDKGMEL from the coding sequence ATGAATTTTGAAGAAATGAAATCAACTTTAGAAAATATGTTGAAAGAAAACTATGCAGACTTTACCAAGGCCATTATTTCAATTGAAAAGGATATTTCAGACCCAGACCTGTTGGAACAAGTCTACCAGGCCTATATGGATGATGATTCAATTTCAGGTTTGTTGCATTCCAATATTGATGCTATTATTGAAACATTAGAAACTGATAAGAGCCAAATATCCTTAGTTAATGTTGAATTTGTAGGCAATGTTACGAAAGATGTCGAGGTTAATGTATTTCGAGGTGCGGATGGTGAGAATTTTAAAGTTGCAAATTTTTCCATAGCACGCAATGATGAAGAGGGGAATACGCAATTTACGAAGGTAATAGCTTATAACGGACGTGCTGACTTTGCAGAGCAATTAAAGAAAGGGGATTTTGTCAAGTTAACAGGTCAGATGAAGTATGATGAGTATGAAGGCAAACTCTTCAATAACCTTGTTGTTAAGAATATAAAAATCTTAAAAACGAGAAAGAAATCCCTGGAGGAGAAGGCTGCTAAAGAAGAGAAACCTTCAACGTTAGGAGCATTGAAAGAGTATTCCCAACAAACAAAATCAGAACAAACTAAACCTAAACAGGATAAAGGGATGGAATTATGA
- a CDS encoding PBECR4 domain-containing protein: protein MESLLLSSARNYKKLLSKTYQIVLGRKGQQTTLNLTFAEEHFVHLAGIHKLRGLSLPTRSKHEIYNLILKKTISEELLTRSNGFTDICGRLRILEILRESFSSPTLSVRFTKLYPIKGSRIRWEYLLEFTFDNKIGYLFLDRQRDSKEPNQYIPVSTFEKSTRDYTTNQVRYTVLEIIEIDHQTKQSTTLYSRPKK from the coding sequence ATGGAATCATTATTACTCTCATCCGCAAGAAATTATAAAAAACTCCTTTCGAAAACCTATCAAATTGTTTTAGGGCGAAAAGGACAGCAGACAACGCTCAATCTTACATTTGCTGAGGAACATTTTGTACACTTAGCAGGCATACATAAGTTAAGAGGCTTATCTTTACCCACCAGATCTAAGCACGAAATCTATAATTTGATTTTGAAAAAAACAATCTCCGAAGAATTGCTAACTAGGTCAAATGGTTTTACTGATATATGTGGAAGGTTGCGTATTCTCGAAATACTCAGAGAAAGTTTTTCTTCACCAACTCTATCAGTACGATTTACAAAACTATATCCAATCAAGGGAAGCAGGATTCGATGGGAGTATCTATTAGAATTTACGTTCGACAATAAAATCGGTTATCTATTTCTTGATAGACAGAGAGATTCCAAAGAGCCAAATCAGTATATCCCTGTTTCAACCTTTGAAAAATCAACTCGTGACTACACAACGAATCAAGTAAGGTATACAGTATTAGAGATAATTGAAATTGACCATCAAACTAAGCAAAGCACAACACTTTACTCCAGACCGAAAAAATAA